From the genome of Thermosynechococcus sp. NK55a:
GAGGACAGCTATGGCATTTTATCGGCGACGCATTTCCCCCATTCCCCCCGGCCAACCCATTGACTACAAAGACGTGGATTTACTGCGACGCTTTATCACTGAGCGGGGAAAAATCCTACCGCGGCGGGTGACCGGTCTCACCGCCAAGCAACAGCGGCAACTGGCAGTAGCTATTAAGCGGGCACGGATCATGGCCCTCTTGCCCTTCTTGAATCTTGAAGGCTAGGAACTCGCGATCACCAATTGATTTTAATGGGCTGTTGTGAAGGGGTAGGTTAAAACTTACCCCTTTATAGATATCCCGATAAAGAATGAGACAGGATCCAGTATCCTCATCCCGAATTACTCCATGAAACTCATCTGTTTTTTTCCGCTGCTGCCCCTCTGGTCGAGGGCGTAATTAATCCTGGAAATTTCTACCCCACATTCTTGGGCATGGTTGACGAAAGGGTCATCGCGGTTTGCAGCAACCCCTACCGCTAAGGCTTCCCCATCAAGTTTCCAAGGACGAAGGGGATCACCTTGGGCACTCAGTTGTCTCGTTTTCGCCAGCGATGGAGGGTGGCGCGACTGACCTAAAAGATTATAAATGACCTCATTGATTTTGCCACCTTGCTTGACCTAGGAGACAACTCCTCACGTTCTTTAAGGATCTCCGGGACGCTTCAGGGCTAATCTATTTCTCTTTGCAATATAAATATCCCTCCCTTGCAAAATAGCTATATTTTTGCTTGCTCTCCCTGGCTACCTGTGTAAACATGAGAATGGTTATCATTCATCTGTTTCCCTATGGCTATTCAAGCACACCTTAAACGCTGGGGGCTGCTGCTAATTCTGGGGGTATTTTTGGGCAGTTGTGCCCCCCAAGCCCAGTCGCCACAGGAGCAGGAGACCTCACAGACAGAAGCGCCATTGACGATTGTGACGACTTTTTTACCCATCACTGCCTTTACAAAAGCGGTTGCGGGCGATCGCGCCACTGTCGAGCAACTGTTGCCCCCTAATGTTGATGCCCACGACTTGCAAGCCCGTCCTGAGGATGTGCGGCTTTTGGGGACGGCAAGGGTCTTGGTCAAAAACGGTCTTGGGTTGGAAACGTTCCTTGACCCCTTAATCAAGAATGCCGCCAATACAGACCTTAAAGTCATTGATACCAGTGCTGGAGTAACCCCAATTGCCAACACAAAGGGTAATCCCGACCACGCCCATGATCACGACGACCATAGCCACAGTCATAGCCATGGTGAATTCAATCCCCACATTTGGCTGGATCCTCAGCGTGCTGTCCAGCAGGTAAAAAATATTCGTGATGGCCTGATTGCCGTCGATCCTGAAGGGGCTGCCATCTATGAAAAGAATAGTGCTGCCTTTATTCAAAAGTTAGAAGCACTCGATGCCCTGGCACGGGAAAAGCTCACTCCCTTTGCCGGCAAAACATTTGTGGTCTATCACGATGTGGCCCCCTATTTTGCCGAGAGGTATAACCTGAAAGCGATCTATCTCGTCGGTATTCCCGCCGTTAACCCCTCACCAGCGGACGTGCAACGGGTGATGCAGGCGGTGCGGCAAAGTGACCTGAAAACGCTCTTGACTGAACCGGGGCAAGAACAGGGCTTTGAAAGTTTAGCGCAGGATTCGGGGGCAAAAGTGAGTGTGTTTGATCCCCTAGAGCGTGCCCCTTCTGCAGCGGATCTCACCCCTGCCTATTTCCTGGGCAAGATGGAGCAGAACATTCTCAACCTTGCTGAAGCGTTTGGGGCGCAACGGCAAGCCCATCGTTCCCCTTATTCCTTGGCGGTTTTGGAATTGGCGTGGATACCCCTGTGAAGGAATACCTACTGGAGGTGGAAAACCTCTCCGTGCGGCGGGGCGATCGCTGGGTGGTGGAAAATGTCTCCTTTACCCTCGCAGCCAATACGAATATGGCCATTGTTGGTCCCAATGGGGCGGGCAAAAGTAGCCTGATTCAAGCCATCTTGGGAATTATTCCCTACCAGCAGGGACGGGTGACGCTCCTAGGGTATGGCATGGCCTATCGCCGCACACTCCCCTATGTCCGCCAACAAGTGGCTTATTTGCCACAAAACTTCCAGTGCGATCCACGCATTCCGATCACAGTGGCTGAATTTGTGGGTTTGGGCTGGGGGCAACCGACATGGCAGTGGCCTTGGCAGTACCGACAGCAGCGCGATCGCGCCATCTTTGAGAGTCTCCAACGCCTGAACTTAGAGCATCTTGCGGCGCAACCCATGAGTTCCCTTTCCGGGGGCGAAACAAAACGCGCCCTTTTGGCCTATTGCTTGGTGCAGCCCCGTCGTCTCCTGATTTTGGATGAAGCTCCCGCTGGCTTAGATCGCCGAGGTGAGCAACAGTTTTACGACCTCCTGGAGACCCTCAAGGTGAGTGAGGGCTGGGGGATTTTACAAATTTCCCATCACTTGGAGCGGGTAAGAGCAACCTGCGATCAGGTGCTGTATCTGGATCGCTCTGTCCAAGGACTAGGAACCCCCGAATGGGTGCTGCAACAATTTGCGGCCTAAAGGGCTGATTCCCTCCTAAATTGAGCAAAGAAATCAAGCAGAATCCGTTGGTGGATGGCTCCTAAGGGGCGATCTTCCCCGAGGGTTTGGGCATAGTGAACTCCAGCCACCACAGAGGCGTAGGGTACCAAGTCCATCCCCTGTCCTTCATTGAGGACTAAGGTGCCCAATTCGCAGGTTAAAGGGCCTGTGAAAATATAGCGATGTACTTGGGGATCGCCGTACTCGCCAAAAAAGGTGAAGTGGGGTGGGCAGTAGCCAATCTCCTCATAGACTTCCCGCTGAACCCCCTCGAGCGGTGCTTCTTCAGGTTCAAGGTGACCGCCAAAAAGTCCCCAGTGGCCAGCATACAGGATGTGGGGATCATCATCTCGCAGCTGCATAAGAACGCGATCGCCTTGGTAGAGAATGGCAAGGGCCACGGGAACCATCGTAGGTGCTGGCATTGTCTTGCAGAATGTGTCCTTAGGGTTAGGTTACCCTAGAAACAGGAATCTTAAAGTAAAATGAAAAGCATAGCCCTTGAGAAATATGGCAGACTGCTATTGCGACGGTAATCAAAAGGCAATCAAGGGTGAACTAGACATCAAGCTAGGCGTTTAGAGGGTATTGCCGTTCCATCCGAGCGCAATGAAAGCTACTCATACCTATAGCAAATTTTAGATTGTTACATCTTTTTCATAAGATTTTACAAATTGGTATACGGTGGCACATTCTTAAGATTGTCTTAATATTTTTCTTGGGGTTGCGCTATTCATTTACTCGTTTTCTGGAGTTAATTGTCCTATGTTTTATCGCTTAGCCGAACAACACCGCCAGTTTATTCGCGACTTAGTGCTGAACCTGCAAGCCCTAGCGATCGCCCTAGAAAATCGAGGCTACATGGCCTCCTGCTACACCTGTGGCGGTGAACTCAACAGTGCCTCCTTTATGGTCAGCTTGGCCGACAACCACCTGATTCGCTTTTTGGTTTCTGATTATGGAATTACTTGGACTGAAATGCGGGACGACCGCGAACTGATGAAACTAGAAGGGGCAGAGGCCATCAACCAACTGCAGGAACTGGCCAATCTCCTCAAGGAAGTCCGTGTCCCCACTGCGATTTAACCCTGTCGGGGCTATCCTTGCCTCTTTGTCGGTGCTAGCTTAAAAGTAGTTGGATTTCCCTTCTGCTTTGATCCTCACCCTCAATGACCGAAGTTTCCCTGAGTTGGCAACACCAGTACCTCAGCGTTAACCAAGTGCGCCTGCACTACGTCACCCAAGGCAGCGGTGATCTAGTGATTTTGTTGCACGGCTTTCCAGAGTTTTGGTACTCTTGGCGATTTCAAATTCCCGTCCTGGCTCGTCATTTCAAGGTCGTAGTGCCAGATCTGCGGGGCTACAATGACTCCGAGAAGCCTGCCCATGGCTATGATCTCGATACCCTCAGCCAAGATGTTACGGCGCTCATTCAAGAGCTGGGCTATGAACGAGCACACATTGTCGGCCATGATTGCGGTGGCCTGATAGCTTGGCATGTGGCGGCCCGCTTTCCGCAGAGGGTGCAGCATTTAGCGGTCTTGAATACCCCGCACCTCTACCCTGTGGGACTGGAACTCTGGCAGCAGGTGGAGCATTTTTGGCGCAACTGGCCGCTATTGGCCTGCCACATCCCCGGCTTAGCGGAATACTGGCTAGGGCACAATCTGCGGAGTTTTTTGCAGGATTTCTTTCAGCGCTACTCCATCCGCAAGGCGGCCTTTTCAGCAGAAACTGTGCAACTCTATCAGGCGGCTCTCGAAAAAGCGGGAGCGATCGCTGCTGTCCTCAAAAGTTATCGCCATCTTTTTTCACCCCAACAGTGGTGGCACCTACTGCAACAGCACAGGGAAGCCATTACCAGCCCCACCCTGATCCTCTGGGGCGCCGATGATCCCCTCGCCCAGCCCTGCCTTGCCAATGGTATTGAAGCGTTGATCCATGCACCGTGGCGGCTGAAATACCTGCCTGACTGTGGCCACTGGGCACAACAGGAAGTGCCAGGGCTCGTCAATCGCGAACTCCTTGCCTTTTTGCGTGCATAAAAAATCCCCCTACCCATTAGGCAGAGGGAAAGGTATTCAATTAGGTATTTAATCAGGCATTTACTGAGCCAATCAACTTCCTTAGGCGAGCCACTCCAGCACCGCTTCTTCCTTGGTATTGGTGCGGCGTTCGGGGGTTTCGCGAGTGAACTTCATGTGAATAGCGCGGTTTTGTTCCCCATCTGCCGCCACTGCCAAGATCGGGAAGTCGATGAGGCCATCTTGGAAGGACATTTGGAAGCGGAACGTGCCATCGGGATTGAGTTTGATGGGGCGCCCACCAATGGTGACGGTGGCATCTGGCTCCGTAGCCCCATAGACAATGAGTTCAGCATCCGCCACCAACCAGAATTTGCGCGGACGAATGGGAGCCGCCGAAGCTGAGAAGCCAACGCCCGACATTGTCAGACCCGAAACCGTCGGCACCGCCCATAGCCCAACTCCAGAGGGGAAGACATAGGAACTGATGGCCATTTCTGGCAACTGGGAGATGGCGCCAGGGACTTGGTGCATAGAACCAAAGAGGGAACCCGCCACCCGCTGCGCTTCTGCCCCTTCGGCCATGGCAAAGATGCCTTCATAAATGGGATTGGGTTCGGCCGTGCCTGCCAAGGGTGCCCCCAGATCAAAGAGGGTTTTGCCCCGCAGATCCATATCCCAATCCACGGTAATGAATTGATCCCAAACCCAATCTGAGGGGTAGGCGGGGGGAATATGAATGGGGGCAGAACGAGCTAGAACTAACCAGCGGCCATCGGCACAGCGATAACCAATTTCCACTACATAGTCGCGATCGCTGACGGGGATGGGCAGATACCACTCCCGCGCCAACTCATCGCAGGGGTACTCCTGAACGCTGTGGGGAATTTGGCTATCGAGGTTGATATTCGTGGCATCGTAGAGGCGTAGAGCCAGTTGCTGCCCCCCTTGCCGCCGCAATTCTTCGCGGTGCTCGTTGGGCACATCCCAATAGGCGTAGGCCCACTGGGGATCACGGGGCATGAGGACAATGCGGCTTTCACCATAGCCACCCGGCAAATCCCCAAGGCCTTCATCCACTGAGGCCAAGAGAACATCATCTTGAGTAGGACCGAGGTCAAACTTTGCGGCTTCCACTTTTTCTTGGGACTCCAGACTAGAGGGGACAGGTTGGATAGAAATGGTGGTGGTCGATCCGTTGGCTTGCGCCTGTTTTTCACGGATGGCAGCGAGGAGCTGATCTTTGCGCATACGGCTATAGCGGGATACTTGCAGTTCACTGGCCACTCGCCGCAACTGCCGCAATGTCATTTCTTCTAAAGGGGGGCGATCTTTTGGCATGGGTGCCTCCTTTGCTGGGTTGATAGACGAAGCTATCCTTTGCCCTTGATCTTTGGCAAAAAACTCGTGGGGCGTCAAGGGAATTGCCGAACACCCCTAGGGATTTATACGCAGTTTATCCCTTTGTGGGGATCAAATGTTAGGGCTTCATAACAATTCTGCTGCAAGGGGATCAAGGGAGTGGCTGCCATTCCCTCCCTAGGCGGCGTTCTCTAGGGGCTATAGTTAAAGATGTATGCCTGCAATCTCCCTAGGAGTTGCATCACGTAACCAAGATCATTCCAAGTGCTATGACGATCGCCCCGAGCCGCTCCCTCGCTGACCTTTGCCGAGCTGATTTTCCGATTTTGGCGCGACAGGTCCACGATCGCCCCTTGATTTACTTTGACAATGCGGCCACCTCCCAGAAGCCCTTGGCAGTTCTCAATACCCTTGAGGACTACTATCGGCGCTATAACGCTAATGTCCATCGGGGGGTACACACCCTCAGTGCTGAGGCCACTACCGCCTATGAAGGGGCACGGGAAAAGGTGGCGCGTTTTGTCAATGCTGCCCATCCCGAGGAAATTATCTATACTCGCAATGCCAGTGAGGCGATTAACCTCGTGGCCTATAGTTGGGGCATGAATACGCTGCGGGACGGGGATGAAATTATCCTGACGGTGATGGAGCACCACAGTAATTTGATTCCGTGGCAGTTTGTTGCCCAAAAAACCGGTGCTCGCCTTAAGTTTGTTGAACTGACGCCAGAGCAAACCTTTGACCTCAACCACTACGAAAGCCTTTTGAGCGATCGCACGCGCTTAGTGGCTGTGGCCCATGTGTCCAACACGCTGGGGTGCCTCAACCCGATTCCCGAGATTGTCCGCCTTGCCCATGCCAAGGGGGCGCGGGTATTGGTGGATGCCTGCCAAAGTGTGCCTCACCTCCCCATTGATGTACAGCAGTTGGGTTGCGATTGGCTAGTGGCCTCTGGCCATAAAATGTGTGCCCCCACGGGTATCGGCTTCCTCTGGGGACGCTCGGAACTCCTGCGGCAAATGTCCCCCTTCTTGGGCGGCGGTGAAATGATTGCCGATGTCTTTCTTGACCATGCTACCTACGCTGATATTCCCCATAAGTTTGAAGCGGGAACGCCGGCCATTGCGGAGGCGATCGCCCTGGGGGCAGCGGTAGATTACCTGAGTCAGTGGGGGATGGCACGCATCCATGCCTACGAGCAGGAACTCACGGCCTACCTCTTTGAACGCCTCCAAGAGCTTCCTGCTGTCACGGTCTATGGCCCCAAATCAGGCGATCGCGCTGCCTTGGCCAGCTTTACGGTTGGTGAGGTGCACCCCCACGATCTCTCGACTATCCTGGATCAGTCGGGAATTGCGATTCGGGCAGGCCACCACTGCACTCAGCCTTTGCACCGCTATTTAGGGGTTCAATCCACGGCACGGGCTAGCCTTTACTTCTACAACACCCGCGCTGAAATTGATCAGTTTATTGCTGCTTTGGGGGAAGCGATTGCCTTCTTTAGCGAGGTCTTTGCCTAGAGCTTGAGGCTGAGCAGTTCACTGGCTTGGGCCTGAAAACCGGCACTGGTGAGGGCATGGCGGGCGCGATCGGCATCCTCAACGCGAAACTGTGGCCCTAGGCGTACGTACTGGGCATGGTAGCCATCGGTTACTTTGACCACCACCGGCACCTTGGGCATTTCTCCCGCCTGTTGCTTAAGCACTTCCGAGAGGCGACTTTGGGCCTGAATGTCCCCCGCCTGCTCTACGGGCAAATCCACAAGCACCAGTTTCACCTCTTCAAGGGGCTCGGCATCTTCAATCAGTAGTTGGGGGCGATCGTCACGCATTTCTAGGGTGCCCCACAGCAATAGGCGGTGATCAAGCTGCAATTGCCCATGAATTCGCTCATAGGCCTTGGGAAAAACCACCGCTTCCGCCTGACCCGTGAGGTCTTCCAACTGGACAATGGCCATTCGCTCGCCGCGCTTGGTGGTAATGGCCTTCAGTGCCGTCAGCAGGGCAATCACACTCACCACCCCTTGACCTGTGTGCTGTTCAAGATCGGCCAAGCTAATGGGGGCAATCATGGCCGCTGGCCGGTGAATATCCTTGAGGGGATGGTTCGATACATAAAATCCCAGTAGGTCTTTTTCTTGGCGGAGCTTTTCGGCATCGGGTAAATCATCAACCGGGGGCGCACTGGGGGCTGGGTCATAGCTGCCCTTGGATTCATTGTTGGAGCCCCCCGCCAACATATCAAAGAGATTCACTTGCCCCACCGCCCGATCTTTGGCGCGCCCCTGTGCCCACTCCAGCACGAGGGGGAGATCCTGCATCAGTTGGTTGCGGTTGCGCTGGGGATGGAGACTATCCATAGCACCGCAGGCAATCAGGGATTCAAGGGCGCGACGGTTGAGAATGCGACTATCGCCCCCTGCCCGGGGAACCCGTTCGCAAAAATCCGCCAAACTTTGAAAGGTGCCGCCCTCTGCCCGTGCCTGCAAAATGGCCGCAATCACCCCTTGCCCGACATTGCGCACTGCCGATAGACCAAAAAGAATTTTTTGGCCCACAGGAGTAAAGTCAATATCTGAGTGATTCACATCGGGGGGTAACACCTCAATCCCCATGCTCAGGCAGGTGGCAATATAGCGCTGTACCTTGTCTTGGTCGCCACTATTTGCTGTGAGCAAGGCTGCCATATACTCGACGGGAAAGTTGGCCTTGAGAAATGCCGTTTGATAGGTAACGTAGCCGTAGGCCGTGGAGTGGGACTTGTTGAAACAATTAGCGGCGATCGCCCCATTGGCCAAAAGAAAGTTGTGATCCCTGGCAACACCAATGTCATAGACCGCTTGCCACCCCACCAACTGCCGGCCAACAATCTTCACGCTTCACCTTTCCAAACGCTGCGCTCTCTATTCTAATCGTCGCACTGTGTCGCGAGCGGGAATCCGCACATCTCGCAGGGGCATCCCCCTGAGACACTGGTAGTGAGCCACCAACCAGTTGGGGGTTTGCACACCAATACTGGCGAGAGCCGCCACGGTGGGAAAAGGCCACAGTCGCTCAAAGATCACTTCCCCCTGCCAGTCAAATTGCAGAAAATAGCAGCCCACGGGTGCCTGCAAGTAATCTAGGAGTCGTCGTCCGAGGGCATAGAGGGTTTGTCGCTGGCGATCGCTGGCATGGATGGGTAACTGCCATGTCCCTTCAAGGCAGCCAATAATTTCGCCAAAGAGCGTCCCCTTTGCCGTTTGGGCCAGGGGCAACTGATAGAGACCCCCTGTGCCGGTTCCTATTCCCCACTGGGAAACCAAGGGGCCCAAAGCTCGACACTGCTGCCAAAGGTGGGATGATGCCCAATGGGTAAGGCTATAGTCCAGTACCGCTGCTTGGGGAGCGATCGCCATCGGGGCATCGAGGGGACAAACCACAATCTCGGCACTGCTGTGACATTGTTGCAGCACGGGTACCACTTTTGTGACTACTTGCTCCGCAGACAGTTCGGCCTCCCTTGGCTGTGCCGCACACCAGATCCGTATTTTCAATCCTCCCATCCTCCTGCTGCTAGGGCAGCTCACCAGCGTTCCATGAGCATCACCTGCTGTGCTAAGAAAATCACATCCGCCAAAGTTTCATTGTAGGTGTGGGCGGTCAAGTTGCGATCCTCTGCCCTTTGCAGGGCTAAGCGGACTTCCTCGGGGGTGAGTAGGCAGTTCCTGCAAAGCTACCTGTGCCCTTGGGGCGATCGCTCATCCTTCCCTAAACCATCTACTCAATGCCGGCTGCGATCACTGGCGATCAATAGTCGGCAGACACTTCTGACAAATCCACCCCAGCTGCTGCATCGATCAACGATCAAGTTAGACATCTCTAGGCGCATCCGCAACTCATCTCAAAGCCCCACGGGTAGCCGAGCCGAATCCATGGACCTTGACGGGGAGCCCTGCCAAAAGTCTGCTAGGATGTTTTTGGGTTCCTGCGGAGCTCACCCTTTGATTCCTGCTCACCTAAGTATGAAAGCTGGGAATCAGGCCAATCCGCGCAGGTTGTAATGAGGCTAATCCCTGCTGTTGTTGCTGGCGGGCTTGGGCGGCCAAGAGGGTTTGCAGATTCCGCAATTCGGCACGCAGTTGACTGTTTTCTTTTCGAGGCTTTCAATCTTCAGTTTCACTTGAGTGAGTCGCTCACTAAATTTTTGCCGATAGACTTCGGGCATTTCTTGGATGATGCGCTCCAGCATCTCATTGCGATCGCTCAATGCAATCACTTGAGCCTTCAAGTCGTTCATTTCTGCTTCGCGGTTTTGTGCCTGTTGTTGGTAAGCAAGAATTTGCTCTTGATAGGCTGCGATTTGCGCCTCCACCTGTTGCACCTGTGCTTGCAACAACCTCAGGGCTTCGGCATTGGCGGCTTCGGCTTTGCGGGCTTGGTAAAAGCGCACAAATAACTCAGGATGCTGCACCATGAGTTGATAGAGTTCCTCTGAGAGTTGCTGCACGAGTTGATCTCGCACCAGCAGTTCATCGGCGAAGTTGAGGGGAGTATCGTTCACGGCGGCGGCTCTCCAAGGGACTGTGCTGTGGCAAATTTTACGCTGCGTTTGATCCGCCTATGCAAGATTTGGAATTTTCTACGTACCATCAACCGGTGCTAGCACCTGCGGTGCTTGAGGCACTCCAGCCCAAGGCCGGGGGGCTATACTTGGATGCCACAGTGGGGGGTGGCGGACACACAGCGCTGCTCCTACGGCGTGAACCCACTTGTCGGGTACTCGCGATCGATCAAGACCCGATGGCTTTGGCAGCGGCTCAGGAGTTCCTTGCCCCTTTTGGCGATCGCGTCCAGTTTTGGCATGGCAACTTTGCTGATCTGCCTGTGGCTGAACCGATGTTTGATGGCATTCTCGCCGATTTAGGTGTGAGTTCTGCCCAATTGGATCGCCCAGAGCGAGGGTTTAGTTTTCGCTTTGATGCCCCCCTCGATATGCGCATGAATCCCGCTAACCCTTTGACAGCCGCAACGGTGATCAATCACTACAGCGAGCGAGAACTGGCGGATATTTTCTATGAATATGGGGAAGAACGCTTTGCCCGCCGCATTGCCCGCCAAATTGTGGCCCGTCGCCCCCTCAACAGCACCCAAGAACTGGCGCAGTTGGTTGCCCATTGCCTCAAGGCTTCCCCCCGACACCGCATTCATCCAGCCACACGGGTTTTTCAGGCCTTGCGTATCTATGTCAACCAAGAGTTAGCGGTGCTCGACCAATTTTTGGCGCGATCGCCCCACTGGTTAAAGCCCACAGGGCGCATTGCTGTTATTAGTTTCCATAGCTTGGAAGATCGCCGGGTGAAGCAGGCGTGGCGCGCCAATCCCCTTTTGGCAGTCCTGACTCGTAAACCAATCGTGGCGGATGCAGTGGAAGTGAGCCGGAACCCGCGATCGCGATCGGCAAAGCTACGAATTGCGGCGCGTACTTGTGCATGAATTGCCCGAATGATGGTTTATTTATTGGGTATCTTTACAGTGCGTCCTAATCTTTTAGGGCAATCCATTCCTGAGGAGTGCTGGAGTCTATGGTTGCTGCCCCTAAATTCAAATCCCGATTTATTCCCCAATCCTCGCCAACGCTGACGGAAATTCGGCCCCTCCCCAAGCCACCGGTGCCCCTTTGGCAAAAAACTTTGCTGAGGATTGAATGGGTTTCTGGGGTGGTCGCCACCGGTGCCCTCGTGGCTATGCTGCCTCTCTATGGTTGGTCAGCCCTCTGTCAGCAGCAGTGGAGTCAAGCCTATGACCGCTTGGAAACCCTAAAACGGCAGGAGCGGGAGCTACTGGTGAGCAATGAAACCCTCCGCTATCGGGTGACGCAGCAAGTGCAACGGGCCCCCCAAGGTCTTGTACCCCAAACACCACAACACGTTCTTTTTATGCCCAATGAGAGCAAGATTGCTGCCAAGACTCATTTTGAAGGGCTCCCCGTGACGCCACCGCCTCAGCGCACTGTCAATTACTGACCGCTATCCATGAAAACTGCCCGCCCCCAAAATCAATTCCTGCCACCCTTGCGCGTCGGTCTGATCTTTGGCTTTTTGCTCATGGGGATGGGGGGGGTGGTTGCGCGTTTGGTTTATTTGCAAGTGGTTCAGGGGGAAACCTTAGCGGCACGGGCACAGCAACAACAACGGCGCTATACCCCGCCAACCTTGGCACGCTATCCAATTACTGATCGCCGAGAGACGGTTGTTGCCCTAGATCGGCCCGTGTTTACCCTCTTTGCCCATCCGATTCAGTTCAAAGTGGCGCGCTCAGCGATCGCCCGCGATCTAGCTCCCCTACTCCAGCAATCCCCAGAGCAACTCTTG
Proteins encoded in this window:
- a CDS encoding DNA polymerase III subunit alpha — protein: MKIVGRQLVGWQAVYDIGVARDHNFLLANGAIAANCFNKSHSTAYGYVTYQTAFLKANFPVEYMAALLTANSGDQDKVQRYIATCLSMGIEVLPPDVNHSDIDFTPVGQKILFGLSAVRNVGQGVIAAILQARAEGGTFQSLADFCERVPRAGGDSRILNRRALESLIACGAMDSLHPQRNRNQLMQDLPLVLEWAQGRAKDRAVGQVNLFDMLAGGSNNESKGSYDPAPSAPPVDDLPDAEKLRQEKDLLGFYVSNHPLKDIHRPAAMIAPISLADLEQHTGQGVVSVIALLTALKAITTKRGERMAIVQLEDLTGQAEAVVFPKAYERIHGQLQLDHRLLLWGTLEMRDDRPQLLIEDAEPLEEVKLVLVDLPVEQAGDIQAQSRLSEVLKQQAGEMPKVPVVVKVTDGYHAQYVRLGPQFRVEDADRARHALTSAGFQAQASELLSLKL
- the rsmH gene encoding 16S rRNA (cytosine(1402)-N(4))-methyltransferase RsmH, whose amino-acid sequence is MQDLEFSTYHQPVLAPAVLEALQPKAGGLYLDATVGGGGHTALLLRREPTCRVLAIDQDPMALAAAQEFLAPFGDRVQFWHGNFADLPVAEPMFDGILADLGVSSAQLDRPERGFSFRFDAPLDMRMNPANPLTAATVINHYSERELADIFYEYGEERFARRIARQIVARRPLNSTQELAQLVAHCLKASPRHRIHPATRVFQALRIYVNQELAVLDQFLARSPHWLKPTGRIAVISFHSLEDRRVKQAWRANPLLAVLTRKPIVADAVEVSRNPRSRSAKLRIAARTCA
- a CDS encoding SufS family cysteine desulfurase is translated as MTIAPSRSLADLCRADFPILARQVHDRPLIYFDNAATSQKPLAVLNTLEDYYRRYNANVHRGVHTLSAEATTAYEGAREKVARFVNAAHPEEIIYTRNASEAINLVAYSWGMNTLRDGDEIILTVMEHHSNLIPWQFVAQKTGARLKFVELTPEQTFDLNHYESLLSDRTRLVAVAHVSNTLGCLNPIPEIVRLAHAKGARVLVDACQSVPHLPIDVQQLGCDWLVASGHKMCAPTGIGFLWGRSELLRQMSPFLGGGEMIADVFLDHATYADIPHKFEAGTPAIAEAIALGAAVDYLSQWGMARIHAYEQELTAYLFERLQELPAVTVYGPKSGDRAALASFTVGEVHPHDLSTILDQSGIAIRAGHHCTQPLHRYLGVQSTARASLYFYNTRAEIDQFIAALGEAIAFFSEVFA
- a CDS encoding metal ABC transporter substrate-binding protein, producing the protein MAIQAHLKRWGLLLILGVFLGSCAPQAQSPQEQETSQTEAPLTIVTTFLPITAFTKAVAGDRATVEQLLPPNVDAHDLQARPEDVRLLGTARVLVKNGLGLETFLDPLIKNAANTDLKVIDTSAGVTPIANTKGNPDHAHDHDDHSHSHSHGEFNPHIWLDPQRAVQQVKNIRDGLIAVDPEGAAIYEKNSAAFIQKLEALDALAREKLTPFAGKTFVVYHDVAPYFAERYNLKAIYLVGIPAVNPSPADVQRVMQAVRQSDLKTLLTEPGQEQGFESLAQDSGAKVSVFDPLERAPSAADLTPAYFLGKMEQNILNLAEAFGAQRQAHRSPYSLAVLELAWIPL
- a CDS encoding DUF4912 domain-containing protein; translated protein: MPKDRPPLEEMTLRQLRRVASELQVSRYSRMRKDQLLAAIREKQAQANGSTTTISIQPVPSSLESQEKVEAAKFDLGPTQDDVLLASVDEGLGDLPGGYGESRIVLMPRDPQWAYAYWDVPNEHREELRRQGGQQLALRLYDATNINLDSQIPHSVQEYPCDELAREWYLPIPVSDRDYVVEIGYRCADGRWLVLARSAPIHIPPAYPSDWVWDQFITVDWDMDLRGKTLFDLGAPLAGTAEPNPIYEGIFAMAEGAEAQRVAGSLFGSMHQVPGAISQLPEMAISSYVFPSGVGLWAVPTVSGLTMSGVGFSASAAPIRPRKFWLVADAELIVYGATEPDATVTIGGRPIKLNPDGTFRFQMSFQDGLIDFPILAVAADGEQNRAIHMKFTRETPERRTNTKEEAVLEWLA
- a CDS encoding alpha/beta fold hydrolase gives rise to the protein MTEVSLSWQHQYLSVNQVRLHYVTQGSGDLVILLHGFPEFWYSWRFQIPVLARHFKVVVPDLRGYNDSEKPAHGYDLDTLSQDVTALIQELGYERAHIVGHDCGGLIAWHVAARFPQRVQHLAVLNTPHLYPVGLELWQQVEHFWRNWPLLACHIPGLAEYWLGHNLRSFLQDFFQRYSIRKAAFSAETVQLYQAALEKAGAIAAVLKSYRHLFSPQQWWHLLQQHREAITSPTLILWGADDPLAQPCLANGIEALIHAPWRLKYLPDCGHWAQQEVPGLVNRELLAFLRA
- a CDS encoding NUDIX hydrolase: MPAPTMVPVALAILYQGDRVLMQLRDDDPHILYAGHWGLFGGHLEPEEAPLEGVQREVYEEIGYCPPHFTFFGEYGDPQVHRYIFTGPLTCELGTLVLNEGQGMDLVPYASVVAGVHYAQTLGEDRPLGAIHQRILLDFFAQFRRESAL
- a CDS encoding DUF1815 family protein, which codes for MFYRLAEQHRQFIRDLVLNLQALAIALENRGYMASCYTCGGELNSASFMVSLADNHLIRFLVSDYGITWTEMRDDRELMKLEGAEAINQLQELANLLKEVRVPTAI
- a CDS encoding metal ABC transporter ATP-binding protein; protein product: MDTPVKEYLLEVENLSVRRGDRWVVENVSFTLAANTNMAIVGPNGAGKSSLIQAILGIIPYQQGRVTLLGYGMAYRRTLPYVRQQVAYLPQNFQCDPRIPITVAEFVGLGWGQPTWQWPWQYRQQRDRAIFESLQRLNLEHLAAQPMSSLSGGETKRALLAYCLVQPRRLLILDEAPAGLDRRGEQQFYDLLETLKVSEGWGILQISHHLERVRATCDQVLYLDRSVQGLGTPEWVLQQFAA
- the rpsR gene encoding 30S ribosomal protein S18, which encodes MAFYRRRISPIPPGQPIDYKDVDLLRRFITERGKILPRRVTGLTAKQQRQLAVAIKRARIMALLPFLNLEG